A genomic region of Papaver somniferum cultivar HN1 chromosome 7, ASM357369v1, whole genome shotgun sequence contains the following coding sequences:
- the LOC113295243 gene encoding protein trichome birefringence-like 19: MQNVENPVEVSANDEWHFKRWKYTNYSFTVSTFWTPYLVRSEQEEVNGPTNSGLFNLYLDEFDLKWTTKLHEFDYVILSAGHWFYRPAMFYENGKLVGCFYCLRDGVKDFPMSYGYAKAFQTAFKAINSSPNFKGKTYLRTFAPSHFEDGTWNQGANCLRKKPFKSNETQLEPKGLSLYNAQMEEYRVAKDEGKNTGKRFRLLDTTQAMLLRPDGHPSSYGHWPQENVTLYNDCVHWCLPGPIDSWSDFLLEMLKLDK, from the exons ATGCAGAAT GTGGAGAATCCGGTAGAGGTTTCAGCAAATGATGAGTGGCATTTTAAACGATGGAAGTATACCAATTACAGCTTCACTGTTTCAACTTTTTGGACACCTTATTTAGTAAGATCTGAACAAGAAGAAGTAAATGGACCGACAAACAGTGGCCTCTTCAATTTATACCTAGATGAATTCGACCTAAAATGGACAACTAAGCTACATGAATTCGACTATGTAATCCTCTCTGCTGGACATTGGTTCTACCGTCCCGCTATGTTTTATGAAAATGGGAAGCTTGTAGGCTGCTTTTATTGTTTACGTGATGGTGTCAAAGATTTCCCAATGTCTTATGGCTATGCAAAGGCATTTCAGACGGCATTTAAGGCGATAAACAGTTCGCCAAACTTTAAGGGTAAGACGTATTTAAGAACATTTGCACCTTCACATTTTGAAGATGGAACATGGAATCAAGGGGCAAATTGTCTTAGAAAGAAGCCATTTAAGAGTAATGAAACTCAGTTGGAACCTAAAGGTTTGTCCTTGTACAATGCTCAGATGGAGGAATATAGGGTGGCAAAAGACGAAGGGAAGAACACGGGAAAGAGATTTAGGTTACTCGATACGACACAGGCAATGTTACTGAGACCAGATGGACACCCAAGTAGTTATGGGCATTGGCCACAAGAGAATGTGACTTTGTataatgattgtgttcattggtGTCTGCCTGGACCTATTGACTCATGGAGTGATTTTCTACTTGAGATGTTGAAGTTGGATAAGTGA